From a single Brassica napus cultivar Da-Ae chromosome C9, Da-Ae, whole genome shotgun sequence genomic region:
- the LOC125593386 gene encoding cytochrome b561 and DOMON domain-containing protein At3g25290-like: MAASSSVGISLSFFFWALLISPSVSQTCKSQTFSGDKTYPHCLDLPQLKAFLHYSYDEPNTTLAVVFSAPPSKPGGWIAWAINPQATGMAGAQTVVAFKDPSKGVAVVKTLNISSYSTIIPSKLAFDVWDMKAEEVSGDGGGTLRIFARIKVPSDLAAKGKVNQVWQVGPGVSPEGMIAKHDFDTANLYSKGPLDLSGNNNGGEGGGEGDSRVKKRNIHGILNAVSWGILFPVGAIVARYMRIFESADPAWFYIHVSCQFSAYVIGVAGWATGLKLGHESEGIRFASHGNIGIALFSLATIQMFAMLLRPKKDHKYRLYWNIYHHGVGYSILTLGIINVFKGLSILNPQDTYKTAYIAVIASLGGIALLFEAVTWVIVLKRKSNS, encoded by the exons ATGGCAGCTTCTTCTTCCGTCggaatctctctctccttctttttCTGGGCTCTGCTAATCTCACCGTCTGTCTCACAAACATGCAAGTCACAGACATTCTCCGGCGACAAGACCTACCCTCATTGCCTTGACCTCCCTCAACTCAAAGCCTTCCTCCACTACTCATACGACGAACCAAACACAACCCTCGCCGTCGTCTTCTCCGCTCCGCCGTCGAAGCCTGGAGGATGGATCGCTTGGGCAATAAATCCACAAGCCACCGGCATGGCTGGAGCTCAAACCGTAGTCGCCTTCAAGGACCCAAGTAAAGGCGTTGCCGTCGTGAAGACGCTAAACATTAGCTCTTACAGCACGATCATTCCGTCGAAGCTAGCGTTCGACGTTTGGGACATGAAAGCAGAGGAGGTGTCCGGAGACGGAGGAGGGACGCTGAGGATCTTCGCGAGGATTAAAGTTCCGTCGGATCTGGCTGCGAAGGGAAAGGTGAATCAGGTTTGGCAAGTTGGTCCTGGAGTGAGTCCTGAGGGGATGATAGCGAAGCACGACTTCGACACGGCGAATCTTTATTCTAAAGGACCTCTTGATTTAAGCGGCAATAACAACGGCGGCGAGGGCGGAGGCGAGGGAGATTCTAGAGTCAAGAAGAGAAAT ATTCATGGGATATTAAACGCAGTGAGTTGGGGGATTCTGTTTCCGGTCGGAGCAATAGTAGCCAGGTACATGAGGATATTTGAATCCGCAGATCCTGCTTGGTTTTACATCCACGTGTCTTGTCAGTTCTCTGCTTACGTCATTGGTGTTGCTGGTTGGGCCACCGGGCTCAAGCTCGGTCACGAGTCCGAAGGTATTCGTTTTGCCAGCCACGGTAACATCGGCATCGCCCTCTTCTCCCTCGCCACCATTCAG ATGTTTGCGATGTTGCTAAGGCCAAAGAAAGACCACAAATATAGACTATATTGGAATATCTACCACCATGGAGTCGGCTATTCCATCCTCACCCTCGGGATCATTAATGTATTCAAAGGTCTTAGCATCTTGAACCCACAAGACACATACAAGACTGCTTACATTGCAGTGATCGCGAGCCTTGGAGGCATAGCTTTGCTCTTTGAAGCCGTCACTTGGGTCATTGTGCTCAAGAGAAAATCAAACAGCTAA